One window from the genome of Crinalium epipsammum PCC 9333 encodes:
- a CDS encoding type IV toxin-antitoxin system AbiEi family antitoxin, with translation MQLKSYPKPKHPWLQKCLAQLTKIPHIQIDTTTVVEPRPPADALLTIVTPQQINLKYIVFIKSNVTLKTLDIVIEYLTFFQPKEHDDPSPLLVTDTLSDAVIQALIEQNIEFIDTTGNTYLNNSSFYILIKNSAVQSNKLSNSSITTSTLKVAYAILQDPTILKAHSKKLEEVAGVDLKTAKRSLQSLCKLNYLQRQKGNQYRIENYLKLIERWNMGYVENLRSELLIDTFSPILYHQFSEIFNEIIDLAKTDKFLIGGELGAALITNYLKPISAVIHIPKEQNYRLITAKLRLRPDPQGNISILKQFGSKNTSDNNYPNFVVDPLLIYAELALHPDERLKETANRLYHQYISDKQEIALDAVA, from the coding sequence ATGCAACTCAAATCTTACCCAAAGCCCAAACATCCTTGGCTACAAAAATGTCTAGCTCAACTCACAAAAATACCCCACATCCAGATTGATACAACAACGGTTGTAGAACCTCGTCCACCTGCCGATGCTTTATTAACTATTGTTACTCCTCAACAGATAAATCTGAAATATATTGTTTTTATCAAATCTAATGTAACTCTAAAAACGCTAGATATAGTAATTGAATATCTAACTTTTTTCCAGCCAAAAGAACACGATGATCCCAGCCCGCTATTGGTTACAGATACCTTATCTGATGCAGTAATTCAAGCATTAATTGAACAAAATATTGAATTTATTGATACTACAGGTAATACTTACCTGAATAATTCATCCTTTTATATTTTAATAAAAAACAGTGCAGTTCAGAGTAATAAATTATCTAATTCCTCAATTACTACCAGCACTTTAAAAGTTGCCTACGCTATCCTACAAGATCCAACAATCTTAAAAGCTCACTCTAAAAAACTAGAAGAAGTTGCTGGAGTTGACTTGAAAACTGCTAAACGCAGCTTGCAAAGCTTGTGTAAACTTAATTATTTACAGCGTCAAAAAGGTAATCAATATCGAATTGAAAATTACCTAAAGCTGATCGAAAGATGGAATATGGGATATGTAGAAAACTTACGTTCAGAACTTTTAATAGATACATTTAGCCCAATTCTATATCATCAGTTTTCAGAGATATTCAACGAAATCATAGACCTAGCTAAAACTGACAAATTTTTAATTGGAGGAGAACTTGGTGCTGCCCTCATTACAAATTACTTAAAACCAATCAGCGCCGTTATCCATATTCCAAAAGAACAGAATTATCGGCTCATCACTGCTAAGTTGCGTCTCCGACCAGACCCGCAAGGAAATATTAGCATTCTTAAACAATTTGGAAGTAAGAACACCTCGGATAATAATTACCCAAATTTTGTAGTAGATCCCTTATTAATTTATGCTGAATTAGCTTTACATCCAGACGAGCGTTTAAAAGAAACAGCTAACCGTCTTTACCACCAATATATTTCTGATAAACAAGAAATTGCACTCGATGCTGTAGCATGA
- a CDS encoding nucleotidyl transferase AbiEii/AbiGii toxin family protein: MNEPQFELDPNTKQILTDLKTVSEQLQVPILLVGARARGFIFDNQYGVEGRATTDWDVAVKLDSWELYDALVNKMTTGETALFKKTRVMHKFIHLKTQLEVDVIPFGNISNERQEITWNDGNIMSVLGFEEAFSNTPIETIDDITIRIVPLTAFMALKLLAWNERRANKDLEDIIFILENYYIPNRDEEDRMFREFNSEIFEENKLEFYEAAIALLGRDISKIFSEETINKVKQILAQIITFQTQYLPGFISKNLDGDAWDKEFDRLVRRLEALQYGLENTTTIYDLDS, encoded by the coding sequence ATGAACGAGCCACAATTTGAACTAGACCCAAATACAAAACAAATTCTTACTGATCTAAAAACGGTCAGCGAGCAATTACAAGTTCCAATACTCTTGGTTGGTGCTAGAGCCAGAGGTTTTATCTTTGATAATCAATATGGAGTTGAGGGTCGAGCAACTACAGATTGGGATGTGGCAGTAAAGTTGGATAGTTGGGAGCTTTACGATGCGTTAGTAAATAAAATGACTACTGGGGAAACTGCTCTCTTTAAAAAAACCCGTGTCATGCACAAATTCATCCACCTGAAAACACAATTAGAAGTTGACGTTATTCCCTTTGGAAATATTAGCAATGAACGCCAAGAAATTACCTGGAATGATGGCAATATTATGAGTGTTTTAGGTTTTGAGGAAGCCTTTTCAAATACACCAATTGAAACAATTGATGATATTACAATTAGGATTGTACCCCTGACTGCTTTTATGGCGTTAAAACTCTTAGCTTGGAATGAACGCCGAGCAAATAAAGATTTAGAAGATATTATTTTTATTCTTGAAAATTATTATATCCCAAACCGTGACGAAGAAGACCGAATGTTTAGGGAATTTAATAGCGAAATCTTTGAAGAAAATAAGTTGGAGTTTTATGAAGCAGCTATCGCTCTGCTGGGTAGAGATATTAGCAAAATATTTTCAGAAGAAACTATTAATAAAGTGAAACAAATTCTGGCACAAATTATTACTTTTCAAACTCAGTATTTACCAGGATTTATATCGAAAAATTTAGATGGAGATGCTTGGGATAAAGAGTTTGATCGCCTTGTGAGGCGATTGGAAGCACTCCAATATGGTCTAGAAAATACTACAACAATATACGACTTAGACTCTTAA
- a CDS encoding tyrosine-type recombinase/integrase, producing MSNIAVTTENTELTMLAITNQDILTDFVADKRSTKTKHEYAKDLKDFFKTITGDEPTPQRVSEFLHLDRFKAIALVLRYKQILVERGLKEATVNRRLSAIKSLVNYANKIGQCSYTLIDIKSEKVRPYRDTSGITPDVFKKMLAVPNRDTLMGKRDYALLRLLWDNALRRGEVSSLSIGDLDLDSRRLWILGKGRGSQKEAIAVSVQTIKALQEWLQARRETDINSPVFISLSSRAIGHRLTTTSIYRIVSAIALDAGITKQLSPHRIRHSSVTAALEATNGDVRRVQKLSRHSNLNTLMIYDDNRLSHQGEITDLLADLV from the coding sequence ATGAGTAATATAGCTGTAACTACGGAAAATACTGAACTAACGATGCTTGCAATTACTAATCAAGATATCCTCACAGATTTTGTGGCGGATAAGCGTTCTACTAAAACTAAGCACGAATACGCCAAAGACTTGAAGGACTTTTTCAAAACTATTACTGGTGATGAACCTACGCCACAACGAGTAAGTGAGTTTTTACACTTGGACAGGTTTAAGGCGATAGCCCTGGTGCTTCGTTATAAACAAATATTGGTGGAACGCGGGTTAAAAGAGGCAACTGTTAACCGCAGATTGTCTGCTATCAAGAGTTTGGTTAACTATGCTAATAAGATTGGTCAATGTAGTTATACACTGATTGATATTAAGTCTGAGAAAGTGCGCCCCTATCGAGATACGTCCGGTATTACACCTGACGTTTTTAAGAAGATGTTGGCAGTTCCCAACCGTGACACTTTGATGGGTAAGCGTGATTATGCTCTGCTACGGCTGCTCTGGGATAACGCACTTAGACGCGGGGAAGTATCATCGCTCTCGATTGGCGATCTAGATTTAGATTCCCGTAGGTTGTGGATTCTAGGTAAGGGTAGAGGTAGCCAGAAGGAAGCTATAGCTGTTTCTGTTCAGACTATCAAAGCTTTGCAGGAATGGTTACAGGCACGACGGGAAACTGATATTAATTCTCCTGTATTTATTTCACTGTCAAGTAGGGCAATTGGTCATCGGTTAACTACTACTAGCATTTATAGAATTGTTAGTGCGATCGCTCTTGATGCTGGTATTACCAAACAGTTGTCACCTCACCGGATTAGACATTCATCGGTAACAGCAGCATTAGAAGCGACTAACGGAGACGTAAGGAGGGTGCAGAAGTTATCACGACATAGTAACTTAAATACTTTGATGATTTACGATGACAACCGATTGAGTCATCAAGGAGAGATTACAGATTTACTTGCTGATTTAGTTTAA